The genomic DNA CCTTGCAAAGGATTTTAATCTTCGCCCTTGGATTTCTTGGATATCTTCTGCTGACGAGATTCCAAACGGTTTTACAGATGGCTTTAACAGCTTATACGATGATAGGCGCTGGTTTAACGCCAGCTTTACTTGCAGCTTTTTTATGGAAAAGAGTTACAACTCCCGCAGGTGTTGCAAGTATAGCGACTGGAATGGGGATTACACTAATTATAACTCTTATCAATATGTTCAGGCACGAACCGATACTTGAAGCCGATTACATAGTCCTCCCAGCTGCTGCTGGTTCAATAACTGTTTTAATTGCTGTAAGCTTACTTACCCCGCCAGATCCACCCGAAAAATGGAAGCCATTCGTTGAAAACAAAAATTAAACTTGGAAAATGAAAAAATTTGCCTTTTTAATTCATCTAATTCTTTCGCTTGCACTTGCACAGCCAGAAAACATTGAAATACTTCACAGAAAGACATTTGAGAAAATCAAATTCATAGCCGATACATCAAACGGGGTCATTGGTGTCGCAGTTAAAAATCTTGCAACCGGTGAAACATTTCTCATAAATGAAAATTTGATTTTTCCACAAGGCAGTGCAATTAAAATCCCAATTTTAATTGAAGTTATGAAGCAGGCAAGCGAAGGGAGATTTAAACTAACAGACAAGATAAAAATTGAGAAAAAGCATCAAGTAGGAGGTAGTGGTGTCTTAAAAGAATTTGCCGATGGACTATCGGAATTGAGCATCTATGACCTCGCGGTTTTAATGATAACCGTAAGCGATAATACAGCAACAAACATTTTAATTGACCTCGTCGGGATGGAAAATGTAAATAAAACGCTTGAAAAACTTGGTTTGAAAAATACAAAATTACAACGAAAAATGATTCGCCCAGATGCATCAGCAAGGGGCGAAGAAAATCTTTCAACCCCAATTGAGGCGATGAAACTTATGGAAATGCTCTATAAAGGTGAAGTCATAAGCAAAGATGTCTCTCAAAAAGTTCTTGAAATCTTAACTAAAGAAAAAGAAGGAAGTCTTGGCAAATATCTACCCTCAGATATTAAAATAGCGAATAAACCCGGTGGGATTGAAGGAGTAAATTGCGAATGGGGAATAGTTTTGCTACCAAGACATCCATATATTATAATCGTGATGAGTAACTACAATTTAAAGTCAGCGCAGGAAACAATTGCCCAAATTTCAAAAATCGTATATGAACACTTTTGGCGTCTCTCGCTCTCAACAAAATATGGAACAAGAGTCCCGATTGAACTTCTAAAATAAGACATCGGTTAAAAATCTCGTCCTTTTAAAAACTTGATCAAACATTTCCTCGGTTAACTTATGCGTGAATGTGTTTCTTTGGCTCGGATGATAAGACGAGATCAAAATTAATTCCCTTGCTCCGTTTGATAGTTTTATTTCGTTTCCGTGAAAAAATTTTAATCTGCCATCAACGATTTTGAAACCTATTTTTTGCAATGTCTTCAAAGTTGTCTTAAAAGAA from Candidatus Thermokryptus mobilis includes the following:
- a CDS encoding serine hydrolase, whose translation is MKKFAFLIHLILSLALAQPENIEILHRKTFEKIKFIADTSNGVIGVAVKNLATGETFLINENLIFPQGSAIKIPILIEVMKQASEGRFKLTDKIKIEKKHQVGGSGVLKEFADGLSELSIYDLAVLMITVSDNTATNILIDLVGMENVNKTLEKLGLKNTKLQRKMIRPDASARGEENLSTPIEAMKLMEMLYKGEVISKDVSQKVLEILTKEKEGSLGKYLPSDIKIANKPGGIEGVNCEWGIVLLPRHPYIIIVMSNYNLKSAQETIAQISKIVYEHFWRLSLSTKYGTRVPIELLK